The region CCATTTGTTTTTAATTGATTTAACAGTTCTCACTGCTTCAGCATTAAAGTCAGAGTTTGAACCTGTAACTTTAACATCTGTTATACTTCCATCTCTTTCAACAACGAAAGTAACTTCTCCTTTTACTACACCATTAGCTCCTTCGATTGCAGAAGTATCAAAATTCTCTCCTACTTTCTTTCTGAAGGCATTGATACCTCCTGGAAATTCCGCAGTTTGTTCTACCTCTGTATAAACCTGGTTTTCGTTTACCTGAGGTTTAACTTCAGCTGTAGAAGCTTTAGTTCCTGTTGAAGGTGGTGGTGGTGGTGGCGTATAAGCCGGAGCTTTTACCCCCTCCTGATTTACCAAACCTGTTGTTGTTTCTAATTGCTTAGAAATTGGTGGTGGTGGAGTTTCAATTTTCGGAGCTTTTACAGGCTCCGGAACCACATTCTGAATTACCTCAATTTTTTCCTCTTTTGGAGGTGGAGGTGGTGGAGGTGGTTCTTTTTCTTTGGGTTGCTCAATAATTTTATCTTCCTGAAGAATTTCTACCAAATCCGCCTTCACTTCTTGTTTAGGAGGAGCAGTAAGTCTCTTAATGGTAAGATAAATGAAAGGAGACAAAGCCGCAATAAGGAATAATGCTGTTCCAACGATAAAAGATTTCGTCAGAAGTCTTG is a window of Candidatus Chryseobacterium colombiense DNA encoding:
- a CDS encoding energy transducer TonB, coding for MANENVYDPNLTLDEIVFENRNKEYGAYDLRHQYPRLLTKSFIVGTALFLIAALSPFIYLTIKRLTAPPKQEVKADLVEILQEDKIIEQPKEKEPPPPPPPPKEEKIEVIQNVVPEPVKAPKIETPPPPISKQLETTTGLVNQEGVKAPAYTPPPPPPSTGTKASTAEVKPQVNENQVYTEVEQTAEFPGGINAFRKKVGENFDTSAIEGANGVVKGEVTFVVERDGSITDVKVTGSNSDFNAEAVRTVKSIKNKWAPAKINGQSVRYRYRLPLAMQPPE